A stretch of the Parabacteroides timonensis genome encodes the following:
- a CDS encoding SusC/RagA family TonB-linked outer membrane protein, giving the protein MSKHLLLLAFILLFSLDAFAQQTKNISGTVYDSNTGEALIGVTVLEVGTTNGSVTDIDGKYAFTISSNQVSFSYVGYQTETLNIAKSGVYNVNLVSDNKLDEVVVIGYGTQKKSDLTGSLVSINSKDIKNYAVSNASELLTGKAAGVFVAASSGQPGSDAVIRVRGLGTVNDNNPLYVVDGQFMDNISSLNPSDIERMEVLKDASACAIYGSRGSNGVILITTKGGVKGETIVTLDAYVGIKNSYKALNMMNSDQYYNFIMEAYKNDESFQSSMKNLFTNQYKKGYNTNWWDEVTRTAFNQNYNLSIRKGTDKSRSSLSLGYVDDQGALITTEFKRLSLKLNQEYDINDFITVGANVNLAKIKKRDAGAIPSFDFIQKADPFTPVINPLVDPLSENYEYNKYAPTEWSYDPNPVAMLELPDRYNDIFNAFGNVFAQVKLLKGLSYRVQYSFERYHDTFKDFRPVYSSIFSDDNLANKESKYSTETQLNNNSSLTFNYQVEQRLNYNASVGKSKFDALVAMTYEKNSAESINAFKRNALGNDDIYHILDAQTLGDKTSGNKITSSMLSYLGRINYVYDDRYLATVNFRADGSSRFASSNRWGYFPSVSLGWRVNNEAFFKNLNIENTISNLKVRVGWGQNGNQRIDRDAPLTLIGTNDEMQWYFGNGYAQGYVPTYVGNKDIKWETSQQTNVGLDMSFFGNSLDMSLDFYVKQTKDMLLNMPIPSFGGFPNSPFFNAGDLKNKGLELVLNYRNQIGNDFHYNVGLNMSTYKTEVTKLTSDYLSGDVSRTYVGGPIGRFWGYKQIGIFQNQAEIDNYVDKNGAKIQPNAQPGDFKFAKLGESGALNDDDDRTFIGDPNPDLIYGFNLGFSYRNFDISMAFQGTIGNDIWNVAKGNLASAGRQNALADAYTQAWTKDGDFSAVYPRITNSSSNNNMRSSSFYVEDGSYLRLQNMQIGYTIPAAVCQKTKLFSSCRFYVSGQNVFTLTGYSGLDPELGINSPLNMGVDATRYPSSRTFTFGVNLQF; this is encoded by the coding sequence ATGAGCAAACATTTATTATTATTAGCTTTTATTCTTTTGTTTAGCTTAGATGCTTTTGCACAGCAAACGAAGAATATCTCAGGTACGGTATACGATAGTAATACCGGCGAAGCTTTGATCGGGGTTACCGTTCTCGAGGTAGGAACGACGAATGGTAGCGTAACTGATATTGATGGGAAATATGCTTTTACAATCTCTTCAAATCAGGTCTCATTCTCTTATGTAGGTTATCAAACAGAGACATTGAATATTGCAAAAAGTGGAGTCTATAATGTTAATCTTGTATCCGACAATAAGTTGGACGAGGTGGTTGTCATCGGTTATGGTACTCAGAAAAAAAGCGACCTTACCGGATCGCTGGTATCTATTAACAGCAAAGATATTAAGAACTATGCCGTTTCCAATGCTTCCGAGTTATTGACAGGTAAAGCAGCCGGTGTATTTGTTGCTGCCAGTTCCGGACAACCGGGATCTGACGCGGTAATTCGCGTCAGGGGATTAGGTACTGTCAATGATAACAATCCGTTATATGTTGTTGATGGACAGTTTATGGATAACATAAGTAGCCTGAATCCTTCCGATATTGAACGGATGGAAGTATTGAAAGATGCCTCTGCCTGTGCTATCTATGGTTCAAGAGGTTCGAACGGGGTGATATTAATAACGACCAAGGGAGGCGTGAAAGGTGAGACAATCGTCACACTGGATGCTTATGTCGGCATTAAAAACAGTTATAAGGCTCTGAATATGATGAATAGCGATCAGTACTATAACTTCATTATGGAAGCTTATAAGAATGATGAAAGTTTCCAGTCTTCTATGAAAAACCTGTTTACCAACCAATATAAGAAGGGGTATAATACAAACTGGTGGGATGAAGTTACCCGTACGGCTTTTAATCAGAATTATAATTTGAGTATCCGTAAAGGAACCGATAAGTCCAGGTCGTCTCTTAGCCTGGGATATGTGGACGATCAGGGTGCTCTTATTACTACTGAATTTAAAAGACTTTCATTGAAGCTGAATCAGGAATATGATATTAATGATTTTATTACGGTGGGAGCGAATGTCAATCTGGCAAAGATCAAGAAACGGGATGCAGGCGCAATTCCTTCGTTCGATTTCATCCAGAAAGCCGACCCTTTTACCCCTGTTATAAATCCATTGGTAGATCCGCTTTCGGAAAATTACGAATATAATAAGTACGCTCCTACGGAATGGTCTTATGATCCGAATCCGGTAGCCATGCTTGAACTTCCTGACAGATATAATGATATATTTAATGCATTTGGAAATGTATTCGCACAGGTGAAATTATTAAAAGGATTGAGTTACCGTGTACAATATAGTTTTGAAAGATATCACGACACCTTCAAGGATTTTCGTCCGGTTTATTCATCTATCTTCTCTGACGATAATCTGGCAAACAAGGAAAGTAAATACAGTACCGAGACCCAGTTGAATAATAATAGTTCCTTGACGTTCAATTATCAGGTTGAACAGCGACTTAACTATAATGCCAGTGTGGGAAAAAGTAAATTTGACGCTTTGGTGGCAATGACGTATGAGAAAAATAGTGCGGAAAGCATCAATGCTTTCAAAAGAAATGCATTGGGCAATGATGATATTTATCATATTCTGGATGCACAGACATTGGGTGATAAAACTTCTGGTAATAAAATAACTTCTTCCATGCTGTCTTATTTGGGACGTATCAATTATGTCTATGATGACAGATACCTGGCTACGGTGAATTTCCGTGCTGATGGTTCTTCCAGATTTGCAAGTAGTAACCGCTGGGGATATTTCCCGTCGGTATCGTTGGGGTGGAGAGTCAATAACGAAGCTTTTTTCAAGAATTTGAATATTGAAAACACGATTTCTAACCTAAAGGTACGTGTAGGTTGGGGACAGAACGGTAACCAGCGCATCGACAGGGATGCCCCGCTGACCCTGATTGGGACGAACGACGAAATGCAATGGTATTTTGGTAATGGTTATGCACAGGGATATGTTCCGACCTATGTGGGAAATAAGGATATCAAATGGGAAACCAGTCAGCAAACCAATGTCGGTCTGGATATGTCGTTCTTCGGAAATAGCCTGGATATGAGTCTGGACTTTTATGTGAAACAGACCAAGGATATGTTGCTGAATATGCCTATCCCTTCCTTCGGAGGATTTCCCAATAGCCCGTTCTTTAATGCCGGTGACTTGAAAAATAAAGGCCTGGAATTAGTTCTCAATTACCGTAACCAGATAGGTAATGACTTCCATTATAATGTTGGTTTAAACATGTCCACTTATAAAACCGAAGTGACTAAACTGACATCCGATTATTTAAGTGGAGATGTCAGCCGTACGTATGTCGGTGGTCCGATCGGACGTTTCTGGGGGTATAAACAGATTGGTATATTCCAGAATCAGGCGGAGATCGACAATTATGTCGATAAGAATGGAGCGAAGATACAGCCTAATGCACAGCCCGGTGATTTCAAATTTGCCAAACTGGGAGAGTCCGGTGCATTGAATGATGATGATGACCGCACATTCATCGGTGACCCGAACCCGGATTTGATTTATGGTTTTAATTTAGGGTTCAGCTACAGGAACTTCGATATCAGTATGGCATTTCAGGGAACTATCGGTAACGATATTTGGAATGTAGCGAAAGGAAATCTGGCTTCAGCAGGACGTCAGAATGCATTGGCTGATGCTTATACGCAGGCATGGACTAAAGATGGGGACTTCAGCGCTGTCTATCCGCGTATAACTAATTCCAGTTCCAATAATAATATGAGAAGTTCTTCTTTCTATGTGGAAGACGGTTCTTATTTACGTCTGCAGAATATGCAAATCGGTTATACGATACCGGCTGCTGTTTGTCAGAAAACAAAACTATTCTCCAGTTGCCGGTTTTATGTAAGCGGACAGAATGTGTTTACTCTGACTGGTTATTCCGGTCTTGATCCTGAGTTAGGAATTAACAGTCCGTTGAATATGGGAGTTGACGCAACCCGCTATCCTTCTTCGCGAACTTTTACTTTCGGAGTTAATTTACAGTTTTAA
- a CDS encoding LVIVD repeat-containing protein — protein MKKLMYLFFMSVICMLYGCNDDMKVKETITLTVNKPVLMSADAFRSSVKVKTQPEEITQQGKICFYEGYLYISEPGKGIHIIDNRNPSSPSPVGFIELIGNADVAIRNNMLYADSYVDLIWFDISNPALPVLKNRLENVFPYAFPPIEEGTIDYPMCETAAANSQIVVGWTQVEESYTTERYKDQEIYYDSMVNSSGGNSGVSTSVNGSMSRFGFYQNYLYVVLNNQMSIFDLSGDKPIKAVDNMHVGGNVETIFSYKDYMFMGTPTGMLIYSVADPLKPEYQSMMWHVYGCDPVVVEDDIAYVTVHAGNNCGQNFNELIILDVKDVKNPQPIVSYTMTKPKGLGIDNGTLFLCDDGLKIYNASDPQTLMANRLAHYSGMEGYDVIPHDNVLMMIADDGIYQYDYSNLKEIKQLSKLAVKK, from the coding sequence ATGAAAAAACTAATGTACCTGTTTTTTATGTCGGTGATCTGTATGTTGTATGGGTGTAACGACGATATGAAAGTGAAGGAAACGATTACCCTTACAGTGAATAAACCGGTTTTAATGTCTGCGGATGCTTTTCGTTCTTCTGTGAAGGTGAAAACCCAGCCGGAAGAGATCACTCAACAGGGTAAGATCTGTTTTTATGAGGGTTATCTCTATATTTCCGAGCCGGGAAAAGGTATCCATATCATTGATAACCGTAACCCGTCGTCTCCGTCTCCGGTTGGTTTCATTGAATTGATCGGTAACGCTGATGTGGCTATCCGTAATAATATGTTGTATGCCGACTCGTATGTCGATCTGATTTGGTTCGATATCTCTAATCCGGCCTTACCGGTATTAAAGAACCGGTTGGAAAATGTATTTCCTTATGCATTTCCTCCTATTGAAGAAGGAACGATCGATTATCCGATGTGTGAAACGGCTGCCGCAAATTCACAGATCGTAGTGGGATGGACTCAGGTAGAGGAGAGTTATACAACCGAGCGTTATAAGGATCAGGAAATATATTATGACTCTATGGTTAATTCGTCTGGTGGTAATTCTGGTGTTTCAACCAGTGTGAACGGTTCGATGTCTCGTTTTGGCTTCTATCAGAATTATCTTTATGTAGTGTTAAACAACCAGATGAGCATCTTTGACCTGTCGGGAGATAAGCCTATAAAAGCTGTTGATAATATGCATGTCGGTGGTAATGTGGAGACTATTTTCAGTTATAAGGATTATATGTTTATGGGAACTCCTACCGGTATGCTGATCTATTCTGTTGCCGATCCGTTAAAACCAGAATATCAGTCGATGATGTGGCATGTATATGGTTGCGACCCGGTAGTTGTCGAGGATGATATCGCTTATGTGACTGTTCATGCCGGTAATAATTGCGGACAGAATTTCAATGAACTGATTATTCTGGATGTGAAAGATGTAAAGAATCCCCAGCCGATTGTCTCTTATACCATGACCAAACCGAAAGGCCTCGGTATCGACAACGGAACACTCTTCCTCTGCGACGATGGCCTGAAGATCTATAATGCCTCCGATCCGCAGACACTGATGGCAAACCGCCTGGCTCATTACTCGGGTATGGAAGGATACGATGTGATTCCGCATGATAACGTATTAATGATGATTGCCGATGACGGTATCTATCAGTACGATTATTCGAACCTGAAAGAGATCAAGCAGCTGAGTAAGCTGGCGGTGAAGAAGTAA
- a CDS encoding glycoside hydrolase family 130 protein, with the protein MDIAKRCEQNPLLAPKDLKAGINGMEITCLLNPGVFKYQGKTWLLLRVAERPIQKEGVISFPVYNKEGEIEVVSFSKDDPDLDASDPRVIGYKGKNYLTTMSYLRLVSSTDGIHFKDEPGYPAIFGKGELEAFGIEDCRVATTEDGFYLTFTEVSSVAVGVGLIHTSDWKDYTRYGMIFPPHNKDCALFEEKINGKHYAFHRPSSPELGGNYIWLAESPDRLHWGNHKCVATTRDGKWDCARVGAGAAPIRTERGWLEIYHGADFNHRYCLGALLLDLNDPSKVIARSEEPIMEPIATYEQTGFFGNVIFTNGHLVEGDTIIMYYGASDEVICKAQLSITDILNTLK; encoded by the coding sequence ATGGATATCGCTAAAAGATGTGAGCAAAATCCGCTACTTGCTCCGAAAGATTTAAAAGCGGGAATTAATGGGATGGAGATAACTTGTTTGTTGAATCCCGGAGTTTTCAAATACCAGGGAAAAACCTGGCTGCTTCTGCGAGTAGCCGAACGTCCTATACAAAAAGAAGGAGTTATAAGTTTTCCTGTATATAATAAGGAAGGGGAAATAGAAGTGGTTTCCTTCTCCAAGGATGATCCGGATCTGGATGCTTCAGATCCGCGGGTAATAGGTTATAAAGGAAAAAACTACCTGACCACGATGTCTTACCTGAGATTAGTTTCAAGTACAGATGGTATTCATTTTAAAGATGAACCGGGGTATCCTGCCATTTTCGGTAAAGGTGAACTGGAAGCTTTCGGTATTGAGGATTGCCGGGTGGCGACAACGGAAGACGGTTTTTATCTTACGTTTACAGAAGTATCTTCTGTTGCCGTTGGCGTGGGTTTGATACATACTTCCGACTGGAAAGATTATACCCGGTATGGAATGATATTCCCGCCTCATAATAAAGATTGTGCTTTGTTTGAAGAAAAAATCAATGGAAAACACTATGCTTTCCACCGTCCGAGCAGCCCAGAGCTTGGAGGCAATTATATCTGGCTGGCCGAGTCTCCCGACAGGTTACACTGGGGAAATCATAAATGCGTAGCGACAACCCGTGACGGAAAATGGGATTGTGCACGCGTAGGAGCTGGTGCCGCTCCTATCAGGACGGAAAGAGGTTGGCTTGAGATTTATCATGGAGCAGACTTTAATCATCGTTACTGCCTGGGTGCTTTGTTACTCGACCTGAATGATCCTTCCAAGGTGATTGCCAGGAGTGAAGAACCTATAATGGAACCTATTGCCACTTATGAACAAACCGGATTTTTCGGGAATGTGATTTTTACCAATGGGCATCTGGTTGAGGGAGACACCATTATAATGTATTACGGAGCAAGTGATGAAGTGATTTGTAAAGCACAATTGTCTATTACGGATATCTTGAATACTTTAAAATAA
- a CDS encoding MFS transporter: MNKLKKEYLFFKQQAPNMQTLLMTNMLYALVLPVVEIFVGAYIMRNTSDPVMVAFYQLAMYIGIVVTSLVNGFLLKKYSIKTLYSVGILVSGISMFGMMAIRSLGFIELGLAGFFMGAASGFFWTNRYLLALYNTNDDNRNYFFGLESFFFSITSIGVPLIIGAFISQIDGKEILGFLFDVNASYRVVTIVVVFITILACMVLWKGKFEKPKETNFLYFRFNILWRKMLWLAALKGMVQGFLVTAPAILVLKLVGNEGALGLIQGVSGALTAILVYVLGRIARPQDRLKIFVGGLLIFVVGTLCNGILFSAMGVILFVLCKVIFQPLFDLAYFPIMMKTIDAVAKIENRNEYAYILSHEFGLFFGRAFGLLLFIFLAYCVSQDFALKYALIIVAGLQLLAYPLAKNITNQTNAVEHESNE, from the coding sequence ATGAATAAACTGAAAAAAGAATATCTGTTCTTCAAGCAACAGGCACCTAACATGCAGACACTGTTGATGACCAATATGCTTTATGCATTGGTTTTACCGGTAGTCGAGATTTTTGTCGGTGCATATATCATGAGGAACACCAGCGATCCGGTAATGGTTGCTTTCTATCAACTGGCAATGTATATCGGTATTGTTGTAACTTCTCTGGTCAACGGTTTTCTATTGAAGAAATATAGTATAAAGACGCTTTATTCTGTCGGTATCCTTGTCAGCGGTATCTCCATGTTCGGGATGATGGCCATCCGTTCGCTTGGATTTATAGAACTGGGACTGGCTGGCTTTTTTATGGGAGCAGCTTCCGGATTTTTCTGGACTAACCGCTATTTGCTAGCCCTTTATAATACCAATGACGATAACCGGAATTATTTCTTCGGACTGGAATCGTTCTTTTTCTCTATAACTTCTATCGGTGTCCCGTTAATCATCGGGGCTTTTATCAGCCAGATAGACGGAAAAGAAATTCTAGGCTTTTTATTTGATGTCAATGCATCCTATCGGGTAGTGACGATCGTGGTGGTTTTCATTACCATTCTGGCCTGTATGGTGCTATGGAAAGGAAAATTTGAGAAGCCGAAAGAAACAAATTTCCTTTATTTCCGTTTTAATATTCTTTGGAGAAAGATGCTTTGGTTGGCGGCACTGAAAGGAATGGTACAAGGTTTTCTGGTTACGGCACCTGCCATCCTTGTCCTGAAGCTGGTTGGGAATGAAGGCGCGTTGGGCTTAATTCAAGGGGTTAGCGGTGCATTGACGGCTATATTGGTCTATGTCTTGGGACGTATAGCCCGTCCGCAGGATCGTCTGAAGATCTTTGTAGGGGGATTACTTATTTTCGTTGTCGGGACATTATGCAACGGCATACTTTTTTCTGCAATGGGAGTCATATTGTTCGTGCTCTGTAAAGTTATATTCCAGCCTCTGTTTGACCTGGCTTACTTCCCGATCATGATGAAGACTATCGATGCTGTGGCTAAAATTGAAAACCGCAATGAATATGCTTATATTTTAAGCCATGAATTCGGATTATTTTTCGGAAGAGCCTTCGGATTGTTATTGTTTATTTTCCTGGCTTATTGCGTCTCCCAGGATTTTGCATTGAAATATGCACTGATAATCGTTGCCGGATTGCAATTATTGGCGTATCCGTTAGCTAAAAATATAACTAATCAAACTAATGCTGTTGAACATGAAAGTAATGAATAA